In Nitrosophilus alvini, the following are encoded in one genomic region:
- a CDS encoding 50S ribosomal protein L25/general stress protein Ctc, translating to MLEGVIRESIGKKSAKALRRDGYLIANIYGKGLENIHAAFKKGEFIRAVKSKENLAFPVKVGDKEINVVVQEYQKDPVTSDLLHVDLMVAQPGVVTYYMVPIKTVGTPKGLKNKGVLVISKRRIKVKGAIENVPNSITLDVTDLDVGDAILIRDIELPEGVQHMVADRVAVVGVIKAK from the coding sequence ATGCTAGAAGGTGTAATTAGAGAGAGTATCGGCAAAAAGAGTGCCAAAGCATTACGCCGAGATGGTTATCTAATTGCCAACATTTACGGAAAAGGCCTTGAAAATATTCATGCCGCTTTCAAAAAAGGCGAATTTATAAGAGCTGTAAAAAGCAAAGAAAACTTGGCTTTTCCGGTAAAAGTGGGTGATAAAGAGATAAATGTGGTTGTTCAGGAGTACCAAAAAGACCCTGTAACAAGCGATCTGCTTCATGTGGACCTTATGGTGGCACAACCTGGTGTTGTTACTTACTATATGGTGCCTATTAAAACTGTAGGGACTCCAAAGGGACTTAAAAACAAAGGTGTTTTGGTCATTTCAAAAAGGAGAATCAAAGTAAAAGGTGCCATTGAGAATGTTCCAAACAGCATAACTCTTGATGTAACCGATCTTGACGTGGGTGACGCGATACTTATCAGAGATATAGAGCTTCCTGAAGGCGTTCAGCATATGGTTGCAGACAGAGTAGCGGTAGTAGGCGTTATAAAAGCCAAATAA
- the clpA gene encoding ATP-dependent Clp protease ATP-binding subunit ClpA, translating to MISNELNTIFKEAVKLAKRNRHEYLTVEHIFLALLSNQEGKRILIQAGADIDLLRQKLQQHLANTLKPLPENMIREPFETVALSRVIENMIRHIQNADKKEAGVGDLLAALFDEEHSYSVYLLKEQGITRLDILEAISHPDTDIVSQEEDEEEKQTYLSKYTVNLVNEAKKGKIDPVIGRDKEIERVMQILCRRKKNNPILVGEPGVGKTAVAEGIAIKIAEGEIPDVLKGAVLYALDLGSLLAGTKYRGDFEKRLKGVIEELKAKPNAIMFIDEIHTLVGAGATQGGSMDASNLLKPALASGAIKCIGATTYSEFRNFLEKDRALSRRFAKVDIKEPDLETTFKILRGLKSKYESHHKVRYTNSALKSAIDLSDRYINDRQLPDKAIDIIDEVGASFHLAKKRRSLVTVNDIEHVISNMLNLPPAKVTHDDVAVLEKLEETLKARVLGQDEAVEQISMAIKRSRAGLNPPDKPIGSFLFVGPTGVGKTALAKELAAALGVHFERFDMSEYMEKHAVSRLIGAPPGYVGYEEGGLLTETIRKHPHTVLLLDEIEKAHPDLVNILLQVMDNATLTDNYGNVADFKHVIIIMTSNVGATEANVMGFKQESVSKFDEALKNYFTPEFRNRLDAVIRFRALTMNIMEKIVDKFIDELNDLLKSKNIKVTLTKEARKYLAEKGYSEELGARPLGRVISEEIKTPLTNEILFGKLKKGGRVTVRYTKKSGLGFDIRE from the coding sequence GCAGCATCTGGCAAATACCCTAAAACCTCTGCCTGAAAATATGATAAGAGAGCCATTTGAGACAGTAGCGCTCTCCAGAGTTATAGAAAATATGATAAGACATATACAAAATGCCGATAAAAAAGAGGCGGGAGTAGGTGATCTGCTCGCTGCACTTTTTGATGAAGAGCACTCATACAGTGTCTATCTTTTGAAAGAGCAGGGTATTACCAGACTTGATATTCTCGAAGCGATATCCCATCCTGATACTGATATAGTCTCTCAGGAAGAGGATGAGGAAGAGAAACAGACATATCTATCAAAATATACAGTCAACCTTGTCAATGAAGCCAAAAAAGGAAAAATCGATCCTGTTATCGGCAGAGACAAAGAGATAGAAAGGGTAATGCAGATTCTTTGCAGAAGAAAGAAGAATAATCCTATCCTGGTAGGAGAACCCGGAGTCGGAAAGACTGCCGTTGCAGAAGGTATAGCTATAAAAATTGCCGAAGGCGAAATACCCGATGTTTTGAAAGGTGCAGTTTTGTATGCGCTTGACCTTGGTTCTTTGCTTGCGGGAACAAAATACAGAGGTGATTTTGAAAAAAGGCTCAAGGGCGTTATCGAAGAACTGAAAGCAAAACCGAATGCCATTATGTTTATAGACGAAATTCATACACTTGTAGGTGCAGGTGCAACACAGGGCGGCAGTATGGATGCTTCAAATCTTTTAAAGCCTGCTCTCGCATCGGGGGCTATCAAGTGTATAGGTGCGACTACCTACAGTGAATTTAGAAACTTTTTGGAAAAAGATAGGGCTTTGAGCCGTAGATTTGCCAAAGTAGATATCAAAGAGCCCGATCTTGAGACCACATTCAAGATTTTAAGAGGACTGAAGTCAAAATATGAAAGTCATCACAAAGTAAGATACACCAACAGTGCATTGAAAAGTGCAATAGACCTCTCCGACAGATACATAAATGACAGGCAGCTTCCGGATAAAGCGATAGATATTATCGATGAGGTTGGTGCATCATTTCATCTTGCGAAAAAGAGAAGGTCTTTGGTAACTGTAAATGACATAGAACATGTAATTTCCAATATGCTCAACCTTCCTCCTGCAAAAGTTACACATGACGATGTTGCTGTTCTTGAAAAACTGGAGGAGACGCTAAAAGCAAGAGTGCTAGGGCAGGATGAGGCTGTAGAGCAGATTTCGATGGCAATTAAGCGTTCGCGTGCAGGACTCAATCCGCCGGATAAGCCTATCGGATCTTTCCTTTTCGTAGGTCCTACTGGAGTAGGAAAAACAGCTCTTGCCAAAGAGCTTGCGGCTGCTCTTGGCGTACATTTTGAGAGATTTGATATGAGCGAATATATGGAAAAACATGCGGTAAGCAGACTTATAGGTGCACCTCCGGGATATGTTGGATATGAAGAGGGAGGACTTTTGACGGAGACTATAAGGAAGCATCCTCATACAGTGCTGCTTCTTGACGAGATAGAAAAAGCGCATCCGGACCTGGTAAATATACTGCTTCAGGTTATGGATAATGCCACGTTGACCGACAACTATGGAAATGTTGCCGATTTCAAGCACGTTATCATCATCATGACATCAAATGTGGGAGCAACTGAAGCAAATGTTATGGGGTTCAAGCAAGAGAGCGTATCAAAATTTGATGAAGCTTTGAAAAACTATTTTACACCAGAGTTTAGAAACAGACTAGATGCTGTGATAAGATTCAGAGCTCTGACCATGAACATAATGGAGAAAATAGTAGACAAGTTTATAGACGAACTTAATGATCTTTTAAAATCAAAAAATATAAAAGTTACATTGACAAAAGAGGCAAGAAAATATCTGGCCGAAAAAGGCTATAGCGAAGAATTGGGTGCAAGGCCTCTTGGCAGAGTTATCAGCGAAGAGATAAAAACACCGCTAACAAACGAGATACTTTTCGGAAAACTCAAAAAAGGAGGGCGTGTTACAGTCAGGTATACCAAAAAAAGCGGCCTCGGCTTTGATATAAGAGAGTGA
- a CDS encoding LptF/LptG family permease, with protein MIYYRYLGRLYLKYFAVIFLALTLFFVGLDFLQSFKSLPDSANLQVLYVMYKAFYGADMLLPISLIFGMISAKVYLIRSNELVAFYSVGYDRKRVIKPFFISSVILLFFYIVLHATPFAYSSEYADSIKKNSYFTDSTTNLFFKYYDNYIYFEKLYPLQKRAENIRIFKVENDVLKEIIKAKEAFFDQNLWKIRNATVVNYKKNQDGSNIEVSQKSELKLLEGFRPKILDTIYEGKTSFSIIDAIEAIILLSKQNVNTDKIKSILYSQLVYPFFAPFLLVILFYFVPISRRFASITLFGFMAILTTLIVWGLLFALSKLSLTGVLPPELAVLFPVSLLGAGAFYLYSRF; from the coding sequence ATGATATATTATAGATACCTGGGAAGACTCTATTTAAAATATTTTGCTGTTATTTTTCTGGCTCTGACACTTTTTTTTGTAGGGCTCGATTTTCTGCAATCTTTCAAATCTCTTCCCGACTCTGCTAACCTGCAGGTTCTTTATGTTATGTATAAGGCGTTTTACGGTGCAGATATGCTTTTGCCCATTTCTTTGATTTTTGGTATGATTTCCGCCAAAGTTTATCTTATACGGTCAAATGAACTTGTAGCTTTCTATTCGGTCGGATACGACAGAAAAAGAGTTATAAAGCCTTTTTTTATATCGTCAGTGATATTGCTGTTTTTCTACATTGTTTTGCATGCAACCCCCTTTGCCTACTCTTCCGAATATGCAGACAGTATCAAAAAAAACAGCTATTTTACAGACTCGACGACAAATCTTTTTTTTAAATATTACGACAACTATATCTATTTTGAAAAGCTCTACCCCTTGCAGAAAAGAGCAGAGAATATCAGGATATTCAAAGTTGAAAATGATGTTTTAAAAGAGATAATAAAAGCAAAAGAGGCATTTTTTGACCAAAACCTCTGGAAGATAAGAAACGCAACAGTAGTCAATTATAAAAAAAATCAAGATGGTAGCAATATAGAAGTATCACAAAAAAGTGAGTTGAAACTTCTTGAAGGTTTCAGGCCCAAAATTCTGGATACCATATATGAAGGTAAAACCAGTTTCAGTATTATAGATGCCATAGAGGCCATAATACTTCTAAGCAAACAGAATGTCAATACAGATAAAATAAAAAGTATACTCTATTCTCAGCTTGTATATCCCTTTTTCGCCCCATTTTTGTTAGTAATACTTTTCTATTTTGTACCTATCAGCAGAAGATTTGCAAGCATTACTCTTTTCGGTTTTATGGCGATTCTGACAACACTTATAGTGTGGGGACTTCTGTTTGCATTATCCAAACTCTCTCTTACAGGAGTTTTGCCTCCCGAGCTTGCAGTACTTTTCCCAG
- a CDS encoding type IV pilus twitching motility protein PilT: MYEIDVSKLTFEVTKKIRGYLQKLLQVGGSDLHVKANSLIRARVNGDIIPFSGEIISKEDALTLAKELLRTRFHELVEKKDVDLVYVFDENTRFRVNLFFQMDGVSAVFRTIPVEIKGIRELQLPDAIYNFAKIPRGMVLVTGVTGSGKSTTLAALIDEINNTRKEHIITIEDPIEFVHKDKKCIINQRSIGQDTLSFSRALRAALREDPDIILVGEMRDLETIEMALHAAETGHLVFSTLHTLDVKETVNRIISMFPPGEQNRIRIILASVLQGVVSQRLVKKKEGGRIAAVEIMFKTKRIETLIENGREMEIADAIEEGAIYGMQTFDQALLKLYQKGLIDHEEALSNATSKADMKLKIDGFTNETKAGQAGAGSAKDDDVFDLKI; this comes from the coding sequence ATGTATGAGATAGATGTCAGCAAACTCACTTTCGAGGTAACAAAAAAAATAAGAGGCTATCTTCAAAAGTTGTTGCAGGTAGGGGGAAGCGACCTTCATGTAAAAGCAAATTCTTTGATCAGAGCGAGAGTTAACGGAGATATTATTCCCTTTTCGGGAGAAATCATATCAAAAGAAGACGCTCTAACTCTTGCCAAAGAACTTCTTAGAACGAGATTTCATGAACTTGTCGAAAAAAAAGATGTGGACCTGGTATATGTATTTGATGAAAATACAAGATTTCGTGTCAATCTCTTTTTTCAGATGGACGGGGTTTCTGCGGTGTTCAGAACAATTCCTGTAGAGATAAAAGGGATAAGAGAGTTGCAATTGCCCGATGCAATTTATAATTTTGCAAAAATCCCAAGAGGCATGGTTCTGGTTACCGGGGTTACAGGAAGCGGTAAGTCAACAACGCTTGCAGCTTTGATAGATGAGATAAACAATACACGAAAAGAGCATATTATCACTATTGAAGACCCTATAGAATTTGTTCATAAAGACAAAAAATGCATTATAAACCAAAGAAGCATAGGGCAGGATACCCTGAGTTTTTCAAGAGCTCTAAGAGCTGCTCTGCGGGAAGACCCCGATATCATACTTGTAGGAGAGATGAGAGACCTTGAAACTATAGAGATGGCGCTTCATGCGGCAGAAACAGGGCATCTGGTCTTTTCAACACTGCATACTCTCGATGTAAAAGAGACCGTTAATAGAATTATAAGTATGTTTCCTCCCGGAGAACAAAACAGAATAAGAATCATTCTTGCTTCCGTTCTTCAAGGTGTTGTGTCGCAAAGGCTTGTCAAGAAAAAAGAGGGAGGAAGAATAGCGGCAGTGGAAATAATGTTCAAAACAAAAAGAATAGAGACGCTTATAGAGAATGGACGTGAAATGGAAATCGCAGATGCTATAGAAGAGGGTGCTATATACGGAATGCAAACATTCGATCAGGCACTGCTCAAACTTTATCAAAAAGGTCTAATAGATCATGAAGAGGCTCTAAGCAATGCAACGTCAAAAGCAGATATGAAACTTAAAATCGATGGCTTTACAAACGAGACCAAAGCGGGACAGGCAGGAGCGGGATCTGCAAAAGATGACGATGTATTTGATTTAAAAATTTAA
- the aat gene encoding leucyl/phenylalanyl-tRNA--protein transferase, whose translation MIPKLSRYDYIFPDPRYACDEGLVAFGGDLSENRLLAAYKHGIFPWYSEGDPILWWSPNPRLVLYPNDLKISKSLKKRLKKNIFEIRVDTNFKEVIENCGKIKRKDQSGSWILPEVVDAYCKLFDMGFAHSVEIYFEDRLVGGLYGVSMGAAFFGESMFSKMSDASKTALVHLCLLAKKWKFDFIDCQIPSDHLKRMGAVEISRDRFLDELEIALNKPGKIGNWNDMIK comes from the coding sequence CTGATACCAAAGCTCAGTCGCTACGACTATATTTTCCCTGATCCTAGATATGCCTGCGATGAAGGACTTGTTGCTTTTGGCGGAGATTTGAGTGAAAATCGTCTTTTGGCTGCATATAAACACGGCATATTTCCCTGGTATAGTGAAGGAGACCCCATTCTCTGGTGGTCTCCCAATCCGAGACTTGTACTCTATCCTAATGATCTGAAAATTTCCAAATCGCTAAAAAAGAGACTTAAAAAAAATATTTTTGAAATCAGAGTCGACACAAATTTTAAAGAGGTTATTGAAAACTGCGGCAAAATAAAAAGAAAAGATCAAAGCGGCAGCTGGATACTTCCGGAAGTGGTTGATGCCTACTGCAAGCTTTTTGATATGGGATTTGCCCACTCTGTTGAAATATATTTTGAAGACAGACTTGTGGGAGGTCTTTACGGTGTCAGTATGGGAGCTGCATTTTTTGGAGAGTCGATGTTTTCAAAAATGAGTGATGCATCCAAAACAGCTCTTGTACATCTTTGTCTTCTTGCAAAAAAATGGAAATTTGATTTTATCGACTGTCAGATTCCAAGCGATCATCTAAAACGTATGGGAGCAGTTGAAATAAGCCGCGACAGGTTTTTGGATGAGCTTGAAATAGCCCTTAATAAGCCTGGCAAGATAGGTAACTGGAACGATATGATAAAATAA
- a CDS encoding transaldolase, with protein sequence MYLKDIKFSLWADFIERDFLDNKFEELIEKNIINGATSNPAIFKNAILTSRAYKKQIESLSGKKPKEIYEAVAIYDIQKAADKLAGLYERKDDGFVSLEVDPFLCDDAKATVEEAKRLYDEIDRPNVMIKVPVTKAGCEAIEELISEGININATLIFSKNQAKECLDAIERGLRRCEKETPSSVLSIFVSRFDRKLDPVLKEKGLEPGRVGIMNAANIYNDITDRALPDVRALFASTGVKDKSYPPEYYISELLAPMSINTAPVETIEYFLDSGKKEAKLPIEREKIEEFFENLKRNGIDVEKVSQELMDEGLEAFKVAFKEILAELE encoded by the coding sequence ATGTATCTAAAAGATATAAAATTTTCATTGTGGGCCGATTTTATTGAAAGAGATTTTCTGGATAATAAATTTGAAGAGCTTATAGAGAAAAATATAATAAACGGAGCTACAAGCAATCCTGCAATTTTCAAGAATGCAATTCTCACTTCCAGGGCATACAAAAAACAGATAGAGTCACTATCGGGGAAAAAACCAAAAGAGATATACGAAGCTGTCGCAATCTACGATATACAAAAAGCTGCAGACAAACTGGCAGGTCTTTATGAGAGAAAAGATGACGGATTTGTAAGTTTAGAGGTTGACCCTTTTTTATGTGATGATGCCAAAGCAACTGTCGAAGAAGCAAAAAGGTTGTATGATGAGATAGACAGACCCAATGTTATGATAAAAGTGCCTGTGACTAAAGCTGGATGTGAAGCTATAGAAGAGCTTATAAGTGAGGGTATAAATATAAATGCAACACTCATTTTTTCCAAAAATCAGGCCAAAGAGTGTCTTGATGCGATAGAAAGAGGACTTCGCAGATGCGAAAAAGAGACTCCATCTTCCGTTTTAAGCATATTTGTAAGCAGATTTGACAGAAAACTTGATCCTGTTTTGAAAGAAAAAGGGCTTGAACCGGGACGAGTAGGCATTATGAATGCAGCGAATATATATAATGATATAACCGACAGGGCTCTTCCGGATGTAAGAGCCCTTTTCGCAAGTACAGGGGTAAAAGATAAAAGCTATCCTCCGGAGTATTACATAAGCGAACTTCTCGCACCCATGAGTATAAATACCGCTCCTGTTGAGACGATAGAATATTTTTTAGATTCGGGGAAAAAAGAAGCAAAACTTCCGATTGAACGTGAAAAAATCGAAGAGTTTTTCGAAAACCTGAAAAGAAACGGAATCGATGTGGAAAAAGTAAGCCAAGAGCTTATGGATGAAGGACTTGAAGCTTTTAAAGTAGCATTCAAAGAGATACTGGCTGAATTGGAGTAG
- the pth gene encoding aminoacyl-tRNA hydrolase yields the protein MFLIVGLGNPGPKYEKNRHNIGFMVIDYLVSHYKATPINKSSFKGELYKTDSTLLLKPMTFMNLSGQSVSAVKNFYKIENSNIIVCHDDIDLPFGAIRIKVGGSSGGHNGLKSLDSFIGNDYIRVRIGVGRPKEKAKVVSYVLSDFDLAQSEHLEEIIKNAAEAAVALTKKSLDEVRSKYTKKGAITG from the coding sequence ATGTTTCTTATCGTAGGTCTGGGAAATCCAGGTCCCAAATACGAAAAAAACAGACACAATATAGGCTTTATGGTGATAGACTATCTAGTCTCTCACTATAAAGCAACACCGATCAATAAAAGCTCTTTTAAGGGAGAGCTCTACAAAACAGATTCCACCCTTCTGCTAAAACCTATGACTTTTATGAATCTCTCAGGCCAGAGCGTATCTGCAGTGAAAAATTTTTATAAAATTGAAAATTCAAATATTATTGTCTGTCACGACGATATAGACCTTCCGTTCGGAGCCATAAGGATAAAAGTTGGAGGAAGCAGTGGGGGACATAACGGTTTGAAATCTTTGGACTCTTTTATAGGAAATGATTATATAAGAGTTAGGATAGGCGTAGGCAGACCTAAGGAAAAAGCAAAAGTTGTTTCATATGTATTGAGTGATTTTGATTTGGCACAGAGTGAACATCTAGAAGAGATTATCAAAAATGCTGCAGAAGCTGCAGTGGCGTTGACAAAAAAATCTCTGGATGAGGTTCGTTCCAAATATACGAAAAAAGGTGCTATTACAGGCTAA